In Desulfoferula mesophila, the genomic window TTTTGCCCACCGTGGACCAGCTTTTCGCGGAATACAACCAGCGCCTCAACACCGGCCAGCTCAACCAGGCCTTGAGCCAGATAACCGAGCACCATCCCCCGCCCCTGGTAAAGAACAAGCGGCTCAAGATTTACTACGGCTCCCAGGTGGCCAGCCGCCCGCCCACCGTGGTGCTCAAGGTCAACGACCCCAGCCGGGTGCATTTTTCCTACCGCCGCTACCTTACCAACGAGCTGCGCCGGGCCCTGGGGCTGACCATCGCGCCCCTGCGCCTGATTTTCCGGGGCAAGCAAGAGGGCAAGGGCCGCAAGCGCCGGCCTTGACAAGCGGGGGCCGCCCCGATAATTTAACCTTTTCGCAGCCTGTTAAGTCTTTTGGAGCGCTGGTAAAATGCGAAACATAGCCGAAGCCGCCCTGAAACAGGCCATCGAGGTGCACCAGGAGTTTTTGGGCTCGGGTCTGGATCAGGCCGTGGCCGCCGCCCAGCTCATCTCCCGCTGTTTGGCCGGGGGCGGCAAGCTCATGTCCATGGGCAATGGCGGCTCGGCCGCCGACGCCCAACACCTGGCCGCCGAGTTGGTCAACCGCTTCATGATGGAGCGTCCCGGTCTGCCCGCCCTGGCCCTGACCACCGACACCAGCGTGCTCACCTCGGTGGCCAACGACTACGACTATAAAGAGATATTCTCCAAGCAGATAAAAGCCCTGGCCAGCGAGGGCGACGTGGTGCT contains:
- a CDS encoding D-sedoheptulose-7-phosphate isomerase: MRNIAEAALKQAIEVHQEFLGSGLDQAVAAAQLISRCLAGGGKLMSMGNGGSAADAQHLAAELVNRFMMERPGLPALALTTDTSVLTSVANDYDYKEIFSKQIKALASEGDVVLGLSTSGRSPNVLAGLGAARQRGLATVGLTGRHGEAMEPLCDVLIQVPSELTPRIQEIHAFCVHLICELVDLTLFGRSQ